The proteins below come from a single Gossypium raimondii isolate GPD5lz chromosome 2, ASM2569854v1, whole genome shotgun sequence genomic window:
- the LOC105787501 gene encoding beta-galactosidase 3 codes for MEGTSFSKLLLAFCLALFYLSPQLVQTSVTYDKKAIVINGQRRILFSGSIHYPRSTPDMWEDLIQKAKDGGLDVIETYVFWNVHEPSPGNYNFEGRYDLVRFIKTVQKAGLYAHLRIGPYVCAEWNFGGFPVWLKFVPGISFRTDNEPFKRAMQGFTEKIVGLMKSHNLFESQGGPIILSQIENEYGAQSKLLGAAGYNYVTWAAKMAVETGTGVPWVMCKEDDAPDPVINTCNGFYCDAFQPNKPYKPTIWTEAWSGWFSDFGGPLHHRPAEDLAFAIARFIQKGGSFVNYYMYHGGTNFGRTAGGPFITTSYDYDAPVDEYGLIRQPKYGHLKELHKAVKMCERALVSADPVVTSLGNFQQAHTYTSESGDCAAFLSNYDTESAARVLFNNMHYNLPPWSISILPDCRNVVFNTAKVGVQTSQMQMLPTNTKMLSWETYDEDTSALDDSLMISANGLLEQINVTRDASDYLWYITSVDIGSSESFLRGGELPTLIVQSTGHAVHIFINGQLSGSAFGTRENRRFTFTGKVNLRAGTNKIALLSVAVGLPNVGGHFETWNTGILGPVALHGLDQGKRDLSWQKWTYQVGLKGEAMNLDSPNGILSLEWMEGSLAAQTQQPLRWHKAYFDAPEGDEPLALDMESMGKGQIWINGQSIGRYWTAYAHGDCSGCSYSGTFRPTKCQLGCGQPTQKWYHVPRSWLKPTQNLLVLFEELGGDPSKISLVKRSVSTVCAEISEYHPNIKNWQIESYGKTEEFHRPKVHLHCSPGQAISSIKFASFGTPLGTCGSYQQGPCHAPTSYDILEKRCVGKQRCAVTISNSNFGHDPCPNVLKRLSVEAVCAPMTSTTAQPGGN; via the exons ATGGAAGGAACCTCATTTTCAAAGCTTTTACTTGCATTTTGCTTAGCTTTGTTCTATTTGAGTCCTCAGCTTGTTCAAACCAGTGTTACTTATGATAAGAAAGCTATAGTTATCAATGGTCAAAGAAGAATCCTTTTCTCTGGTTCTATTCATTATCCCAGAAGCACACCTGAT atgTGGGAAGATCTGATTCAGAAAGCTAAAGATGGTGGACTTGATGTGATTGAGACTTATGTTTTTTGGAATGTCCATGAACCATCTCCTGGAAAT TATAACTTTGAAGGAAGATATGACCTTGTGAGATTCATAAAAACAGTACAAAAAGCAGGTCTTTATGCTCATCTTCGTATTGGACCTTATGTTTGTGCTGAATGGAACTTTGG AGGGTTCCCTGTGTGGTTAAAATTTGTGCCAGGCATTAGCTTCAGAACAGATAATGAGCCTTTCAAG AGAGCTATGCAAGGGTTTACCGAGAAGATTGTTGGACTGATGAAGAGCCATAACCTTTTCGAGTCCCAGGGTGGCCCCATTATTCTTTCTCAG ATCGAGAATGAGTATGGGGCACAAAGTAAATTGCTAGGGGCTGCTGGTTATAATTACGTTACGTGGGCAGCAAAAATGGCGGTAGAAACAGGAACCGGGGTTCCTTGGGTGATGTGCAAGGAAGATGATGCCCCCGATCCAGTG ATAAACACATGCAACGGTTTCTATTGTGATGCATTCCAACCGAATAAACCGTACAAGCCAACAATATGGACCGAAGCATGGAGTGGATG GTTCTCGGACTTTGGTGGTCCACTTCATCATCGGCCGGCTGAAGATTTGGCATTTGCCATTGCTCGATTCATTCAAAAAGGAGGAtcatttgttaattattacaTG TACCACGGTGGCACCAATTTTGGTCGTACAGCCGGTGGTCCTTTCATCACTACCAGTTATGATTACGATGCTCCAGTTGATGAATATG GTTTGATTAGACAACCGAAGTACGGTCATCTAAAGGAGCTTCACAAGGCTGTTAAGATGTGCGAACGAGCTTTAGTTTCAGCTGATCCCGTTGTCACTTCACTTGGAAACTTCCAACAG GCTCATACGTACACGTCAGAATCAGGAGATTGCGCAGCTTTCCTATCAAACTATGATACTGAATCTGCCGCGAGAGTGTTATTTAACAACATGCACTATAACTTACCTCCTTGGTCTATCAGCATCCTTCCCGATTGTAGGAATGTAGTGTTCAATACGGCCAAG GTTGGAGTTCAGACATCACAAATGCAGATGTTGCCTACGAATACTAAGATGCTCTCATGGGAAACTTATGATGAAGATACTTCCGCATTAGATGATAGCTTAATGATAAGTGCTAATGGTCTACTCGAGCAAATAAATGTCACTAGGGACGCAAGTGATTATCTATGGTACATTACTAG TGTTGACATCGGTTCATCTGAATCATTCCTTCGCGGAGGAGAACTTCCCACTCTCATTGTTCAATCAACAGGTCATGCAGTACACATATTTATCAATGGACAGCTTTCAG GTTCTGCCTTCGGAACGAGGGAAAATAGGAGATTCACATTCACCGGGAAGGTCAATCTGCGTGCAGGAACAAACAAAATTGCGCTGCTGAGTGTTGCCGTTGGATTACCG AATGTAGGTGGCCACTTCGAGACATGGAACACCGGAATCCTAGGTCCAGTTGCATTGCATGGACTCGACCAAGGAAAACGGGACCTATCATGGCAAAAGTGGACATACCAG GTCGGACTCAAAGGAGAGGCCATGAATCTCGACTCACCGAATGGTATTTTGTCTCTCGAGTGGATGGAGGGATCATTGGCCGCACAAACACAGCAGCCATTAAGATGGCATAAg GCTTATTTCGATGCACCCGAGGGTGACGAGCCGTTGGCTTTGGACATGGAAAGTATGGGAAAAGGTCAAATATGGATTAACGGGCAGAGCATCGGTAGATATTGGACCGCATATGCTCATGGTGATTGCAGTGGCTGTAGTTATTCTGGAACGTTTCGACCAACGAAATGTCAGCTCGGTTGTGGCCAACCGACCCAAAAATGGTACCATGTTCCTCGGTCTTGGTTGAAACCGACACAAAATCTATTAGTTCTATTTGAGGAGCTCGGAGGAGATCCCTCGAAAATCTCACTTGTAAAAAGATCTGTGTCCACTGTTTGTGCTGAGATATCGGAGTACCACCCAAATATCAAGAACTGGCAAATCGAAAGCTACGGAAAAACCGAAGAGTTCCACAGGCCAAAGGTTCATTTACACTGTAGTCCCGGACAAGCTATCTCTTCAATCAAATTCGCTAGCTTTGGAACTCCTTTAGGAACTTGTGGAAGTTACCAACAAGGCCCGTGCCACGCTCCAACTTCGTATGACATCTTAGAGAAG AGGTGTGTCGGGAAGCAACGATGTGCGGTCACCATATCCAATAGCAACTTCGGGCATGATCCATGCCCAAATGTATTAAAACGTCTATCGGTTGAAGCTGTTTGTGCTCCCATGACTTCAACAACAGCACAACCGGGTGGTAATTAA